The Thermococcus sp. CX2 genome includes a window with the following:
- a CDS encoding HemK2/MTQ2 family protein methyltransferase has protein sequence MLYYGGLRIKLHPQVYEPAEDTFLLAENLAVKKGDVALDVGTGTGIIALLMARKAKFVLGIDINPLAVELARENARLNGIKNAEFRVSDLFENVEGKFDIITFNAPYLPGEPEEPIDLALVGGETGREVLDRFINEVKNYLKPGGTVQIVQSSITGIEETLRNLEAVGLRGKIAAKKHVFFEDIVLINASFDD, from the coding sequence ATGCTGTATTACGGAGGACTGAGGATAAAACTCCATCCCCAGGTCTACGAGCCAGCGGAGGACACATTCCTCTTAGCCGAGAACTTAGCGGTTAAAAAAGGCGACGTTGCCCTGGATGTGGGCACAGGCACCGGAATAATCGCCCTCCTGATGGCGAGGAAAGCCAAATTCGTTCTTGGAATTGATATAAACCCTCTCGCAGTGGAGCTTGCCAGGGAGAACGCAAGGCTGAACGGCATAAAAAACGCCGAGTTCCGTGTTAGCGACCTCTTTGAGAACGTCGAAGGGAAATTTGACATCATCACCTTCAACGCCCCCTACCTTCCAGGTGAGCCCGAGGAGCCCATAGACCTTGCCCTCGTGGGTGGGGAAACGGGCAGGGAAGTGTTAGACAGGTTCATCAACGAAGTGAAGAATTACCTCAAGCCTGGAGGAACCGTCCAGATAGTCCAGAGCTCCATAACAGGGATAGAGGAGACCCTCAGAAACCTTGAAGCGGTTGGACTGCGTGGGAAAATAGCCGCTAAGAAGCATGTCTTTTTCGAAGATATAGTGCTGATAAATGCATCGTTTGATGATTAA
- a CDS encoding S8 family peptidase gives MNRKVVISGLMALLLLAAIFAVPAVAEKPEMIRVVVHIDKAQFKPNEVLGIGGHVIYQFKLIDAAVVEIPSTAVGKLKKLPGVKMVEFDHQAVLLGKPPGVGKPGSSQPAQTIPWGIERVQAPTVWSITDGSSGGVIEVAILDTGIDYDHPDLAANLAWGVSTLRGKVSTKPRAYYDQNGHGTHVAGTIAALNNDIGVVGVAPKVEIYAIRVLDASGRGSYIDIAIGIEQALLGPDGVLDADGDGVIVGDPDDDAAEVISMSLGGSADDQYLHDMITKAYLYGVVIVAAAGNEGADSPSYPAAYPEVIAVGATDSTDAIAYFSNLRPEVSAPGVDILSTYPDDTYKTLSGTSMATPHVSGVVALIQAAYYNKYGEVLPVGTFDDMGTDTVRGILHVTADDLGDPGWDIYYGYGIVRADLAVQAAIG, from the coding sequence ATGAACAGGAAAGTAGTTATAAGTGGTTTGATGGCTCTACTGCTTCTGGCAGCAATCTTTGCAGTCCCCGCTGTCGCTGAGAAGCCAGAGATGATCAGGGTGGTAGTGCACATTGATAAGGCCCAGTTCAAGCCGAACGAGGTCCTTGGAATTGGTGGTCATGTTATCTACCAGTTCAAGCTCATAGATGCCGCCGTTGTTGAGATACCCTCAACCGCAGTGGGCAAACTTAAGAAGCTACCTGGAGTCAAAATGGTTGAGTTCGACCATCAAGCGGTCCTCTTAGGAAAGCCTCCGGGAGTCGGAAAGCCTGGGAGTTCCCAGCCGGCCCAGACGATTCCGTGGGGAATTGAGCGTGTTCAGGCCCCAACCGTCTGGAGCATAACCGACGGTTCTAGTGGTGGGGTCATCGAAGTTGCAATTCTCGATACTGGAATAGACTATGACCACCCAGATCTTGCGGCTAATCTTGCTTGGGGTGTTAGCACCTTGAGGGGCAAAGTTTCTACAAAGCCGAGAGCCTACTACGACCAGAACGGCCACGGAACCCACGTTGCTGGAACGATAGCCGCCCTTAACAACGACATTGGCGTCGTCGGCGTCGCCCCGAAGGTTGAGATATATGCAATCAGGGTCCTTGACGCCAGCGGAAGGGGTTCTTACATCGACATTGCCATTGGAATTGAGCAGGCCCTCCTCGGTCCCGATGGGGTTCTCGATGCCGATGGCGACGGAGTAATAGTCGGCGATCCGGATGACGACGCTGCCGAGGTCATAAGCATGTCCCTCGGCGGTTCGGCCGATGACCAGTACCTCCACGACATGATCACCAAGGCCTACTTGTACGGCGTCGTGATAGTTGCCGCCGCCGGTAACGAGGGCGCCGACAGCCCGAGCTACCCGGCCGCCTACCCAGAGGTCATCGCCGTCGGTGCCACCGACTCAACCGACGCCATAGCCTACTTCAGCAACCTCCGGCCTGAGGTCAGCGCTCCGGGTGTTGACATCCTCAGCACCTATCCGGACGACACCTACAAGACCCTCAGCGGAACCTCAATGGCCACCCCGCACGTCAGCGGTGTCGTTGCGCTTATCCAGGCTGCGTACTACAACAAGTACGGCGAGGTCCTTCCGGTCGGAACCTTTGACGACATGGGCACGGACACCGTCAGGGGAATCCTCCACGTTACGGCCGATGACCTCGGGGATCCAGGGTGGGACATATACTACGGCTACGGAATAGTCAGGGCCGACCTGGCCGTTCAGGCGGCCATCGGCTGA